The Spirosoma sp. SC4-14 DNA window GTTCACCAGGGAACGGTATAGGCCATGCAGGGCTTTATGACGTTTCTGCTCCGTCGGGCGCGACACCTGAATCTGCCCGTCTTCGACTGCTACCGAAATGTCCGGGTCAATCGATTGGGTCAGTGTGCCTTTTGGCCCTTTAACAGTCACAACGTTCTGGCCATCTACAGATAGCGTAACATTGCTTGGAAGGGCGATGGGTTTCTTACCTATGCGTGACATCGTTCAGTTCGGATTAATACACGTAACACAATACCTCTCCACCTACATTAAGCGTTTTCGCTTCTTTATCGGTCATTACACCTTTCGAAGTCGAGATGATAGCTACACCCAATCCGTTGAGGATACGAGGCAGGTTATCAGCTCCCCGATACTGGCGCAGACCAGGACGGCTAATACGCTGTAGATCAACAATAGCAGACTGCTTTGTTGTTGGATTGTACTTCAGAGCGATTTTGATCGTTCCCTGAGCAGAGCTATCGTCGAACTTATAGTTCTGGATGTACCCTTTATCGTACAATACCTTTGTAATTTCTTTCTTTATATTGGAAGCAGGAATTTCCACAACCCGGTGCTTGGCCCGGATAGCGTTTCTGATACGAGTCAGAAAATCTGCTATAGGATCTGTATTCATTCTTAGCGTTGCGTTACTTGCAAACCCCTGTTTCCAAGAAAGTTCGCAAAATTACGGAAACTGAATTACAAATGGAAATGGTGGCTGAAACTACCAGCTTGACTTGGTTACGCCTGGGA harbors:
- the rpsH gene encoding 30S ribosomal protein S8, encoding MNTDPIADFLTRIRNAIRAKHRVVEIPASNIKKEITKVLYDKGYIQNYKFDDSSAQGTIKIALKYNPTTKQSAIVDLQRISRPGLRQYRGADNLPRILNGLGVAIISTSKGVMTDKEAKTLNVGGEVLCYVY